Genomic segment of Plasmodium brasilianum strain Bolivian I chromosome 8, whole genome shotgun sequence:
TGTTTTACATGCAGTGTCTATAATACCTTCTCTACCACCCATAGCATGGAAGAAAACTTCCTGTGGTGTTAAACCACTTAAATATGAATTTGATACAAATCCTCTACTTTCTGGACCGTAatcaaatttaataaaatgtggTAATGATCTATGATTAAAACCAAAAGGAATTCTTTTCCCTTCAACATTTTGTTGACCAACACATGATATAATTTGtgatatgtttattatagACCCTTTTGAACCACTAGTAACCatactaaatatattatttcgttCATCTAAGCTTTCGGATGCTACTTTTCCTGCCATTTCTCTAGCACAATTTAGTTCATTATTAACTCTAGTTTCAAAGGATTCATATAAAGACTTTCCAGGTTGACATTCTAATTCTCCTCTCTGTgctttttttactattttggacacttccttttttgatttatttaatatatcttttactttatctaatattttattactagCTATAATATCAGAACAACTGACAGTAAAACCTACATACTCAAGCCAATTGTTCATTACTTTTTGTAAAGCCGAAATGAAATCTTTCGTTTTATCTGGACCCATTTCATGCCacaatatatgaattaacGACCCACTGGATGAACCAACAGTCCTTTTACATATGATACCACTTAACAACtcattgttttttataattacctTCCCATCACTAACTGAACAATAGGGATTATCATCTTTACACGACGTAGATGAGTCTCTTATTAGGTTTATCTTTATCCCATTGTATTTCCTTGACATGGCGTTGTTATGATTACTATTGCTACTATTGTTAAACTTGTCGTTACTTATGGTTCCTTGGTTTTTTACGCTATTCATGAATAACATGTTTCCCCCCTGGTTCATACCATCAACCATTATGCCTGGACTACTTGGATGGTTGACCCCTAACCTGGACAGATGATGAGTTCTATGTGTTGTCTCTTCATCAAAATGCGCATTTCTATCCCCCCCTTGGCTCTTCAAGGGATCATCGCTGTTACCGCTGATATTACCACCATCATTATCATGTTTGTCCAAATCGTCAAAATGTAACAGCATGGAAAATATTTGCTTCCCAGTCCAAAGGGGTTTAGGCTTTATTATGGCGGGAGTAGGGATTACATGGTTCCAATATGGGATCCAAATTAACAAAGAcataatttcttcttttgaTAGAAAATTATCTCTTCTAGTAAACTTACGAATGGCTAATAAAGAATCTTGTACTATACCCATAACAGGTTTATTACCCTGAGGTGAAACTATTTGTTTTTGTACAATCATCAGATGCTTAATTTCTGATCGAGTTTCATGTGACTGTGCTAGATGCAAATTCATTTCATCTCCATCAAAATCAGCATTATAGGGAGAAGTTACTGCTAAATTTAATCTAAATGTAGAATAAGGCAATATCTTTACCTTATGTCCCATTATACTCATTTTATGTAAAGATGGTTGcctattaaataatatataatcttCATCTGTCATATGTCTTTCTACTTTATATCCATACTCTAATTCCCTTTCTGAGTTTTTTCTTACATGCCTTAAATCATATTTAGTTCCATTATCtcttataatatatcttGCACCTGGCCATTCGTAGGGACCTCTTtcaactaatttttttaaatcatcaTAATTTAATGGAGTTACTGTTTCACAAAATGTTAATGTCATTGCTACTGACTTAGGTACACCTATATAATCAATATTCAAATTGGGATCTCCTGTAATTACTGTTCTTGCTGAAAAGTCCACTCTTTTACCCATTATATTTCCTCTTAATCTACCTTCCTTTCCTTTTAATCTTGTCTTTATTGCTTTAATTGGTTTCTTCGATCTAGTAGTAGCAATTGGCATTCCTGGAATATCATTGTCAAATAAAGTCGTAATATGAAATTGTAATAGTGAACACAAATCTTGCAGTACATGTGATTTAGCACCTCTATCTGTTTGTTTCTTTAACTGTATATTCGTTTTTACAATATCTAAAAGTTTTAATGTTAAATCATCTTCACTTCTTTGATTTCCATACTGAACATATGGTCTTGCACAAGGTGGAGgtataggtatatatgttaaaattaaCGATGAAGGAATACATCTATCTGAGTTAAATCCCAAAATACccatttcttcttttcttattctttttaatatttctaatgCTTCTTCTGCACTTAATTTGCGTTTACTTTCATCAATATCCTCTTCACTACTATgcaaaaattgaatataCAAATTTGGACCTTCTCTAGTATATTTCGGTTGCACACAACCACAATCTACGTCCTCTTTACTTACcatttcaaatatattactataacAATTTGGATTTAAAAGCATTTGCTgatttacatttaaattacttaaatcattgttataaaaattattaatagagttatcattaatatgtaataaatctTCTTGTGCAGACGAATGATCACACACTTTTATTCCTTGACATAATtctgataatttttttaatcttaaactattaacttttattttctcaatatattttacctttgaattattcatattacaTAACAACCTACCACAATGGTAACACACACACCTTAATATACTTAACACTACATTCATAAACCCATAATGATACATCGGTTTTGCTAATTCTATATAACCAAAATGACCAGGGCAATATTTAACGTTCATGTTACATGTACCACATAATGTTTTGTAATCGATTGTTCCCATCCTTATATCGTTTAAACCCCCCTCCCTCGGAAACccatctttatatatatctacattTACTATTTCACACacacttattttttttattatttccgGGTCTAGCACCCCCAACTCAAGCCTTTTCACTCTCTTCAGTTCACATGCCGAGTATGGGATATTTAGGTCAACTGTCATTTTTCTGTACTTTGGTATATGTCTTTATGGTTTTGTATATTTAGCTATGTTTCgctattttacaatttttttttttttttttttttttttttttaaactttatgcattttccttttctgtTTCTCACAAGAATAAAGTGAAAAATTAACTAAcgtttgtaaatatatatatgctcaactttttaaagtaaaatCTTTCCCCACATAACAACACTATTTTGGCTGGTTCTTTTGGAAATATTTGAACTCAGGAAATTCTTTTCATAGAAATTTGCTCGTGCTCTTACTTCCTCATTAACATTAATTGGGcgggtatatatatgtgatctcgtaaaaatgcataagtacatacatacatacatatacatatatatgtacatttctttatttactCCTCacttgtttaatttttttttataaccagtacactcttttttttacatgaactgttcataattGTTTTTCTGGAGTCATATTTTCAAGCCCGTTTACAATCCTTTTGACGAAcgctcatatatatatatatatgtatatatatatatgtatgtatatatatgtatgtatacatatatgaacacCTATATTTTTCCCCCCTAACCTTCAAAtctgaattattttattaacacataaatgaaatacaacacaaaaaaaaaaaaagaaaaaaaagccaGAGTAAATACATGCGTAAatgttaaagaaaaaatgaaaatacgCGTGAAAAAAAGCGTAAAATTaagtgtaaaaatataagtaaaaatatgagtaaaaataaacgtaatggtaaaaatataaatatattaaatgtttaTTAAACAAAGCTTTAAAGTATTCTTAAAATTCATTGAAAGCACAATAAAACATGAACCTGtaaggtttttttttttttttttttttattttatttttattctttttttatttcttttttatttttttggtttGGTTTCAAGTTACTAAAAATTTGCCATTTATACAGAATTCCGTAAGCGTATAACTGGTAACAGTATTGCTACATCATTTTAGATaccatatacaaatatatatgtaaatataaaattactctattttaattttctctttacaaaataataggTCACTACTTTAAAATCATTTTAATTGCACTTTTAAAAGTAGTCTTacaaaaaagggaaaaaataaagtgtaTAACTATGTAAGCCCCTGTtcatatgttcataattatatacataaataaataaatatacatatatatagaaatatacatatatatagaaatatacatatatatagaaatatacatatatatagaaatatacataaaatatatttaaaattttgttgtAGGTTTGGCACGTATTATGCATGGATATGTACgcaattataattatatgtatataatagcTTTCAAAATGTAAACgttaaaattgaaaattaaTACAACAAAGGTATagtgttaataataaataaaatagaatatatgAGTACGTTTGAACAAAGGATGCAAAAAtggtatgtattatatatgtacatatatatctatgtatatatttatgtataaattcaaatttatgcatacgtatatatttatacatacatatatttttatgtaccCTAGGAACAGGTATAACcctcaataaaaaaattagaaataataGGAGACTGTCAATgactttatttatttgttactGCAAATGAtatcatatttattgtattaaaaagaaaaggaaaaaaaaaaaaaaatatgtacgtgtacatattttattcaaattaCGACGTGATTGGAATTACAGTGTAAAAAAtctttattacattatatatatgcttttatataaagtacacttgaaataaatatatttatttgctttatatatttatgcttatataatgaaaaatctTTGTGCTTTAGATAAATATAAGCAACACTtgaatatacatgtatgggGTTAATTTATTTGGAGGGTTTATTTCTTGGCGATATCACTCAAGGTGACTTAACCATGGAAggggaaatatataaacgtacgtatatacatatatatgtacgtatatacatatatatgtacgtatatacatatatatgtatgcatatatatatatatatatgtatgcatgtatgtatatttacgtatgtatttacgtatgtgcataaatgagcgtacataaacataataaGACGAAGCATATGCTACCAAAAATTGATGAAATGATGTTtcaaatatttgaaaattcaCTTATACGCataaagaacaaataaaaaggtatacatatactatGTGTTTATTCCCctgtcaaaaaaaaaaaaagaaaaagaaaagatatataaagtacatttatattatgttttatttttatgtatctCTACACCTAGGGTCCAAATTACAATAAACACATGACAACAATTcgcataaatttttttctcgGCAAAACATGACTTAAGCCTCTTAAATATAAAGTCCTATACTGTTCATGCAAgttttacaaaaatgttatatacaattataaaGTATTTTCAATAGCGTACTTTTATGAGTACCAACCTGCATAAAatcattttgtaaaatagcatttgtatgtatatatgtgggttgacttttctatatatacgtaaaaaaaaaaaaaaaaaaattaaaaaaaaataaaagtgaaaattttaaaattcataATAGGCTTGTGCTTCTTGTGCTTCTTGTACTTCTTGTGCTTCTTGTGCTTCTTGTGCTTCTTGTGCTTCTTGTGCTTCTTGTGCTTCTTGTGCTTcttgtcctttttttttttttttttatttttcgtaattttataaaagtagaaaattttaaaacatgcGAAAAGACTAGAACTCAcgttatttctttatttaacgGCTGCACTTGTTCAGGTATATTTATGCTGCTCTAGCATTGCAAATGTTACAACCTTAaggaattataaatattataacaacAGCTGGCGGAATAGGActtgattatatatataattttttcgcagctattaaaaatgtaagaaTGTACGAATGACCATTAGCAACGTTAAAAAAGagatgtatataatattatttaaaaatacaaaaaaaggtACAAACAACATTAAAGGTACTAATTTTCTAGTGTTATACTTGCAACGTTATcctcatttaaaaaaaaaaaaaaaaatggaaaaaggaGATAAAagttaataagaaaaattacaaataaaataattatgtccaaaaaaaatattaaaaagatgaatatgtaaaaaaatacacaaaagTAAATAGACTAGTTTATTCTTCACTGGTTCGATGGGTATATGCCTCTCGTCTGATTTATTGTCATTTAATTTTCTCATTTGCAATTAGGTAAATACACTGTCAACAAGGTGCATACGGGCATCCATACacatttatatgcatataatatatatatatatatatatatatgtacgaatacatgtataaaccCATGTGTACCACGTGGAGTGTGAGCAAAATACACCCCTAAAAAGATTTACTACTAATCATTCCAGAAACTGTTGGCACttactaaaaattattcttaaagGGTTAGGGACAGGGATGTACCGATGTGTGCACGGGTAATTTATGGGAATGGGAAAGAAATGATAAGTAAATAAACAAGCAAAAcgggaaaataataaaaaaataaaataaaaaataaaaaaaaaataaaataaataaaaaaggaatacaataaacatatatatatatatatatatatatatatatatatatatatatatatatataataaaacacaAGTGCAAGTGAATAAGAAGAATACAAATGAAATCCCCTGAACGTACAGGACATCAAGACGCATACACTTTCCCCCTGTTAAAGAACCAGAACGCATGGGTACCATTTTGACAGCAGCATCGATCTACAGATCGAAAAGAGCAAATTCGTGCGCGCAGGTAAATAtacgcatgtatatatgtatgtacacgtatgtatatatgtacatgtttacACGCCCGCGAGGGGATGTACGAGGGTCGGGGAAACGTAAAAGGGGCGAACCCACCATCCCCAAGTGCAATCAGTTTTGCACATCCGAAGTGATACGGTTATCACTAGGGTTAGATGGAATTTGAGGTATTTGCGGTATTTGGGCCTTAgaattttgaatattattatatatagataaggATTGAGAAATCAAGctactaatattatttaaatcagCCGGAATAATAAtcgtattattatttttacaaatatttgaaaagaCATCAATATATTGTTCCGCTATAAGTAACGATATAGCATTATTTGAATCTagctttttaattttattagtaataatttcAATTGCTTCAGCTGTTGCATCTGCTTTTGCCTTTATAGCGAATGATTGTCCTTCTGCTATTaatattgattttttttttttccctatgGCTATGTTAATTTCACTTTCTCTTTCTCCTTCACTTTGTAATATTTCCgctctttttcttctttctgcTTCTGCTTGTTTTTCCAtagcatttttaatatttacagGTAGTATAATATCACGTATTTCATATCTCATACATTTAATACCCCAATTTTTGGCTGATTCATTTATTGCCTTAACAATTTTATCGTTCAAATTATCTCTTTCTAAAAAGGTAGCATCTAATGTTAGTTTGCCTAACTCAGATCTCATAGTAACTTGTGCTAATTGCGTTACTGCAAAAACAGCATCATCAATACCGTACGAAGAATTATAAGGGTTAtcacattttatatataacaccCCATCAATATTGAGAGTTACATTATCTTTTGTTATAGCTGTCTGGTTTGGTATAGTTATTGTTTCTTCctttaatgaaaaaacataagCTATCTTATCTATAAAGGGTATGATAAAGTGTATTCCGGCCAGTAACgtttttctatatttccCTAGCCTTTCAATTATGTAGGCTGTCTGTTGGGGTATTATAACAAAGCCCAGATGATTCCATAGTTTTTTCGTAAATTTTTTCCCCTCACCACTAGTGTAGTAGGTGCGCATGTTTTGAAGAAACAAAGCTCCTCTGGGATAGCACATCCGTGCGCGGTTTACACTTGTACAACGTATACTTGTGTAATTCATGCATGGGCGATTTACTATTGCACTAGTTATGTTTGGGCATTTTACGCTTATATGATTTATGCTTGCACTACTTATACTTCTACGATTTATGTCGGTAAACTTTTGTAAATCTGCTTCACTTAACGCTCTTTTAATGCACCTCACTTTTCTACACTGCTTCATAAGAGGTGTTCCCCCGATGACCCAGCTGGAAGCAATCATTTTTTGCCCCtctgtatttgtatatatatatgtactatttgtacatatatgtgcatgtacgTACACCTACGTGTTTATGTTTGTTCTTCACCTCCTTTTCCTTATGTTTTATGCAAATTTTTCGCCCCTCTTTTAACTGTGTTATAACCTTTACATAAACTATTATACTGTATCTTACAACAGCATATTTGATTTTATGATATTGATTTTTGTGTATGTTACTTTACATGCATATACGCCCTCCACTAATACACGACTTTCTTTCTACGATCGTGTACGCTTATTCTGTGCAGCACGGCTTTGCTCTAAAAtggtaaacatatatatgtatatatatgtatatataatatatatatatatatatatatatatatatatatatatatatatagaagtagatatatatacgtgtactTACGTGTGAACTTATTCTTGAACTTAAGCACGTACTTCAACATGTACATCTAAGCATGCATATATCCTGTTCttagtacatatatgtacttgtaCGTAGAACACAGTTTGCCGAATGAATATTACTTTTTAGCTAACATTgtattgcaaaaaaaaaaaaaaaaaaaaaggcttaataatttttgcgCATAGGAAGGTTATGTATAGGTTAAATGGTACACTGCTAAATAGATATGTTTGTACATACAAAAAGTGtactttttttgcttttcacaaacggaaaaaaaaaaaaaagaaacgaaAAAATCGAATAAACTGAATAGAAATgacaaaatgaataaaaataaaaaaataaaaatatgaaaaaatgaaaaaatgacaaaacaAGGTACAATTTTAACCAATTAATTTGTAGAGGCACCTACGAAAGGCAGCTTTCCATATCAACGTTGCTTGAAATGAAAAAGCATTTCTGCAGAAACAACTTTGAATAGCATAAATTTTTCAAGGCGCTGGAAGTGCGTGaaatatacatgtgcacTATAGTAAAGAGGCAGGGggaaaaaatcaaaaaaattaaaaaactaaACAAAATAAGATTAGCAAAATTAGcataattaacaaaattgaCAAAAttgacaaaataaaaagtactaatataaaataggctttcttttcactattttaaaaaagggaGGAAATACAGCGTAAATAACTCTTTACACCTACTGACGTATTAGGTGAGTAGTTCTATGTTTGCACTCTTGTGTCTGTTTAGAGTTCACTAACATTTTTTCTTCGTACCCCTTTCAAGctaaaaaatacttttcgatttcatataatatttgtagtttcaaaaaaaaaaaaaaataaaataaaataaaataaaattcccTTCCTGATGATTTATCTACATATAAccgcaaatatatatatacatatatatatgtttatgtgtatgtatgcgcAAAATTTCAGAGAGACACGTAAGCATTGTAAGCAGCCTTTCAAAGGCTTTTTTAACATTAACATGCATTGTCAAAACGCATGAACATTCAAGTAGTACAAAATTTCGTATAAGGGtagcatataattttttcatttcgaCGTTGTTGTAATGATACAGTAAAAACGTAGTATAATAACCACGTagtaacaatatatatttattgctTTTTTCGCTTAAAGGACTTAGGATTTTGCGCGTATACAGCGTTTCCCGGTTTAGTTTTTTTCCATTGTAAtgattatgatatatatatttatatatatatacatatgtgcaaaTGCACGGTATTTGCTCCTACACATAAAGTGTATAAGGCCTGAGGAAAACGAAATGTCTAAAACTGAGTTTACATAAATACGTAGGTGCAgtgcttttttttcatatgttcTTTAAAAAGTTAACTGAAGCAAATAATCAGCACTTATAAATGATTCGttgtatatgttttttactCCTGTGTGAGTTGCTAATTCCGCTGTTCTGTCTGTATTTATTGCTCTGTCCAGGTGAGGATCATGCATTTTAactgttttaaaataatactcATTGTTATACGTTttagttaaattttttttttctttgttcaCCTGTCTCCATTTCTTAAGCAGCATATTGATATCATGAAGTTTTATTTCATGTATAGGTACGTTTAATGCAATGCttaaaatcttttttatacttttatttaattggCTGTTGTAAGTATTGTTTTCATAATAAACTTTCTGCATATTTTGAAAAGTACTTGTcctatttaaatttttcaaattatttattttttcaatatcatcaaaatttatcattttctttttataattttccgAAATGTCATTATAGTCAACTGGTGGACTTACTTCTCCCGACACGTAATATACATCTTCATgagtataataattttcttcatctggaatattttcaaattgtATGTGATCATGTGTGCCTTGTTTTGCTTCGATAGGTACTCCCCCCTTCGCAGGGTAAACACTAAGGGATATATCAAAGGAAATAACAAGAAGTATACAAAGTATGAAAAAACTGATCatcatatttaatttttaaacgTGAAAATGGGAATAAAGAGgttttatatgtttaatgcttacaaaaatgagtaaagaatagaagaaaaaaaaaaaaaaaaaaaaatgttgaaTGTGTTTGTCCATACGCTTATttgcatataataatttggCTTTCGAACAAGTTTACACAAAAGCGCTTCTTACAACATAAATCGCTAACAATTGAAGCAGacaaatgaataatttataaacgCATTCGTCTATTTGTTAAGCATTCTATATTTAGACTGTTGCGTTATTTTGCACTATTTTgtgataattatatatatatatatatatatatatgtgtatatgaatACACAGTCCTCATAGCGCGCGTAGTTTATGTAAATACACCTTGCAATAAtgcttcatatatttttaaaaatttttttcttaattctcataaaaaaaagtacagaATAATGAAGTGCACGACGCAGAAGGAGCTTGAAAAATATacgaagaaagaaaaaaagaaaataaaaaaaaagaataaaaaaaaataaaatgaaaaaaaattgcatgaaaaaaaataaaacaaattaaaacaaaacagaACAACAACATAACAATGTATCAGCCTAGCAACATAATAAAGCATAGCACGTCACATCATAAAATAACGTGGAgggatttaaaaaatattcttccGTTTCTCCATACGTAATGCATACAGTTACTAACTCGACTGGGACGTACGGATCAACACTGATTCGTATACAATTTACTACTTTCTGCTCACTAATCTTACTTGCCCACGCGGTGCTGTACTCCTCTTATGTTTGAGTCATCCCTCTATGCTCTTGTACAAGGGGTACTCTTGTTCAATCTTTTTGTTTGAAAAGTATATGGTCCCCTTTTTGTACCGATAGACTGATTTTTTTACCTCCTTTGGCAGTTGAGTGTCTATCTTTAATTCGTCAAAACCATAAAAGGGTACATTGATATGgtgtttaattaaatatattttgtaaatatccTTGACTACATTCATTTTTAGTAAAGATTTAATTGTTTGGTGATAATCTATTATATGAAAGAGATCATGATGTTTTATTACATTTCTTGCAATAGCATTGATTATCTTTtcatcataaatattttgcttAATTTTTACGTTCAATAATGCTCTTGCTACCCTATTAAAATCGCACGGTTCGAAATGTTTCAAATGGATATGGAGATGTTTacataaaatagtaaaagaATCTTCATCAATACAATTGTGAAAGGATAATATTTCAATAATTCTTGGTATATCATAAACTActttatcatttttgttatcgttcctttttatttcttcatttatatgagataaaatttctttctgaatttttttattttttgtccCCTTATGAATTAAGCAACAATATTTCGTTAAAGAGTCTAAATTCaaaatgttcatatatttctgAACATgcaagaatatttttttaaaaattttataaatttcgGAATAATGTACTGGTAAGATggatgaaaaataaaacccAATAGAACATAATACACTAGGAggataatcatatatatatatatctatatgctttaaaatatgttcaaatagtattatatcatttatttttaatttataaaatgagCTTACTGCTTTTTCGATTAAATATGGGGTTAAGCAATTCTGATCAGTTCTTAACATGTACATAatgtacatacttatataatcaaaaaataaataatgttgaaattttaaatttgaaaaaaaataagatatatctattaaatttttcatactAGGGTAATAGTTAAAATGTTCttgtttgtattttattaatgcGTAGTCTGTTTCTAAGATAACTTTTAAACTGTCTTTTTCATCcttaacaaaattatgaCCATGTTCATATC
This window contains:
- a CDS encoding stomatin-like protein, whose protein sequence is MIASSWVIGGTPLMKQCRKVRCIKRALSEADLQKFTDINRRSISSASINHISVKCPNITSAIVNRPCMNYTSIRCTSVNRARMCYPRGALFLQNMRTYYTSGEGKKFTKKLWNHLGFVIIPQQTAYIIERLGKYRKTLLAGIHFIIPFIDKIAYVFSLKEETITIPNQTAITKDNVTLNIDGVLYIKCDNPYNSSYGIDDAVFAVTQLAQVTMRSELGKLTLDATFLERDNLNDKIVKAINESAKNWGIKCMRYEIRDIILPVNIKNAMEKQAEAERRKRAEILQSEGERESEINIAIGKKKKSILIAEGQSFAIKAKADATAEAIEIITNKIKKLDSNNAISLLIAEQYIDVFSNICKNNNTIIIPADLNNISSLISQSLSIYNNIQNSKAQIPQIPQIPSNPSDNRITSDVQN
- a CDS encoding hypothetical protein (conserved Plasmodium protein); this translates as MMISFFILCILLVISFDISLSVYPAKGGVPIEAKQGTHDHIQFENIPDEENYYTHEDVYYVSGEVSPPVDYNDISENYKKKMINFDDIEKINNLKNLNRTSTFQNMQKVYYENNTYNSQLNKSIKKILSIALNVPIHEIKLHDINMLLKKWRQVNKEKKNLTKTYNNEYYFKTVKMHDPHLDRAINTDRTAELATHTGVKNIYNESFISADYLLQLTF